In Fluviicola taffensis DSM 16823, the following are encoded in one genomic region:
- a CDS encoding site-specific integrase, with translation MYLGLVEEVKSKTVIEAFTFHKIKMQEKIKVGMVAKATLAKYNYCQGKVESFIKHRFKKNDFPLDELSMKFITEFEHFLLVNERLQTNSAHKYIVNFKRIMNVAVASEWISKNPFDNFSCSYTSPEREILTQSELDEMQSKKISIMRLAEVRDVFLFCCYTGFAYVDVFNFERDAVSIGIDGEYWLSVLRHKTNKLESVPLLPLPLEILERYKSNPHCISQNKLLPVNSNQKYNAYLKEVATICGIKKNLTTHIARHTFATTVTLSNGVPLETVSKMLGHKKMVTTQIYAKVLNEKVSKDMNQLKSILESRKTGQNIEVPKLKIG, from the coding sequence ATGTACTTAGGATTAGTGGAAGAGGTGAAATCTAAAACAGTTATTGAAGCATTTACTTTTCACAAAATCAAAATGCAAGAGAAAATCAAAGTTGGTATGGTGGCCAAAGCAACTCTCGCAAAATACAATTACTGCCAGGGTAAAGTAGAGAGTTTCATTAAGCATAGATTTAAGAAAAATGATTTTCCATTAGATGAATTAAGTATGAAATTCATCACTGAATTTGAACACTTTCTTTTGGTCAATGAACGATTGCAAACTAATTCAGCACATAAGTACATTGTGAACTTCAAGCGCATAATGAATGTTGCTGTTGCTTCAGAATGGATTTCCAAAAATCCATTCGATAATTTCTCATGCTCATACACTAGTCCGGAACGAGAAATTTTAACTCAATCGGAACTGGATGAAATGCAATCAAAAAAGATTTCAATAATGCGTCTTGCAGAAGTTCGTGATGTGTTCTTGTTTTGCTGTTATACTGGTTTTGCTTACGTAGATGTTTTCAATTTTGAGCGTGACGCAGTTTCCATTGGGATTGATGGTGAATATTGGTTGTCGGTTTTACGTCATAAAACGAATAAATTGGAAAGTGTTCCATTGTTGCCATTACCATTGGAAATTCTTGAACGGTATAAAAGCAACCCACATTGTATATCTCAAAACAAATTATTGCCTGTAAACAGTAATCAAAAGTACAACGCCTATTTAAAGGAAGTTGCAACAATTTGTGGTATTAAAAAGAACTTGACAACCCACATCGCAAGACACACTTTTGCTACTACGGTTACCTTGTCGAATGGTGTGCCATTAGAGACTGTTTCAAAAATGCTTGGACATAAAAAAATGGTGACCACTCAAATATATGCGAAGGTATTAAATGAAAAAGTCAGTAAGGATATGAACCAACTGAAGAGTATCTTAGAAAGTAGAAAGACTGGTCAGAATATCGAAGTACCGAAACTCAAAATAGGATAA
- a CDS encoding DUF2971 domain-containing protein, producing MEKTYRLGKIAGELNLGISTIAEIIEFFGGEIDTNPNTKLTPEQVKCIKDNHLNYHSLKQQFETLKHIRSKKDTLPKVTTFAGLNAIRDELGEPKIIYKYFGDNNYTLDSLRNDYLYHSYYLDFNDPFDCSSYLIDINGNANRATREVFKETLKKSMEINGICCFSRINDSILMWSHYANKHRGICLEFENSNDAFQTKDVHYVKNFKKPDLFIDREDALYHMIYTKSEEWSYEKELRSFKKITYNNTEARKINFDFKMLKAIYFGVNAQVDFIKNVKEILSTKDTTCQLYFGRLKKNEFGIEWVKGK from the coding sequence ATGGAAAAAACTTATAGACTGGGAAAAATTGCTGGGGAGCTGAATTTAGGCATTTCAACTATCGCGGAAATAATTGAATTTTTTGGAGGAGAAATTGACACTAATCCAAACACGAAATTAACACCTGAACAAGTGAAATGTATTAAGGATAATCACTTAAACTATCATTCTTTGAAACAACAGTTTGAAACTTTGAAACATATAAGATCTAAAAAGGATACTTTGCCAAAAGTTACAACATTTGCAGGATTAAATGCGATAAGAGATGAATTAGGCGAACCAAAAATAATCTATAAATATTTTGGTGATAATAATTACACACTAGATTCATTGAGAAATGATTATTTATATCATTCTTACTACTTAGATTTTAATGATCCTTTTGATTGCAGTTCGTATCTAATTGACATAAACGGAAATGCCAATAGAGCGACGCGAGAAGTATTTAAGGAAACTCTAAAAAAGAGCATGGAGATAAACGGAATCTGTTGTTTTTCACGAATAAACGATTCTATTCTAATGTGGTCGCATTATGCAAATAAACATCGAGGTATATGTTTAGAATTTGAAAACAGCAATGATGCTTTTCAAACAAAGGATGTGCACTATGTTAAGAACTTCAAGAAGCCTGATTTATTTATTGATCGTGAGGATGCTCTTTATCATATGATTTACACAAAATCTGAAGAATGGTCTTATGAGAAAGAATTGAGGTCATTCAAGAAGATTACATATAATAATACTGAGGCAAGAAAAATAAACTTTGATTTTAAAATGTTAAAAGCAATTTATTTTGGAGTCAATGCACAAGTGGATTTCATTAAAAATGTAAAAGAAATATTAAGCACAAAAGATACAACTTGCCAATTATATTTTGGAAGACTTAAGAAAAATGAATTTGGTATTGAATGGGTTAAAGGAAAATAA
- a CDS encoding Abi family protein — protein MGRVAITIDQQIQLLSDRGMDFEGYEESKIKEILLDIGYYRLGFYWFDLRKSNSDHDFITGTKFKTIVDLYYLDNDIRYILTKYLNRIEVNFRTSVVYYLSMKFKEDPIWFSSPTVMSQSFVDEFPNHYNADFINKHFVIKNHHNKYADCVYAPAWKTLENFPFGSLFKIYESVQDTSIKERISDKLGIKPIEKFERIFRGLVQIRNRCAHGAILYNYSLPKSLPTIPKIDYIDDKRHTLRVVIQVIEYVLHHISNNRKQDFINEINQCLSDIQENCPEAYQIYSTKSSLNILQENLVV, from the coding sequence ATGGGACGCGTAGCAATTACTATTGATCAACAAATTCAACTGCTTTCTGATAGAGGTATGGATTTTGAAGGTTATGAAGAAAGCAAAATCAAAGAGATACTTTTAGATATAGGATATTACCGATTAGGATTTTATTGGTTTGATCTCCGTAAATCAAATTCCGATCATGATTTTATCACTGGCACCAAGTTCAAGACGATTGTAGACTTATACTATTTGGACAATGATATCAGGTACATACTCACTAAATACCTAAATCGTATTGAAGTAAACTTTCGCACTAGCGTTGTATATTATCTATCGATGAAATTCAAAGAAGATCCAATTTGGTTTTCTAGTCCAACGGTTATGTCCCAATCCTTCGTAGATGAATTTCCCAACCATTACAATGCTGATTTCATCAATAAACATTTTGTAATTAAAAATCATCACAACAAATATGCAGATTGTGTTTACGCTCCTGCATGGAAAACATTGGAGAATTTTCCATTTGGCTCTTTATTTAAGATTTATGAGAGTGTTCAAGACACGTCAATAAAAGAACGGATTTCAGATAAATTAGGTATTAAACCGATTGAGAAGTTTGAGCGTATTTTTAGAGGATTGGTTCAAATTCGAAATAGATGTGCTCATGGGGCGATTCTATACAATTACTCACTTCCAAAGAGTCTACCAACAATTCCTAAAATAGATTACATTGATGACAAACGACATACTCTTAGAGTTGTTATTCAGGTAATCGAATACGTTTTACATCATATTTCAAACAACCGCAAACAAGACTTCATCAATGAGATTAATCAGTGTTTATCTGATATTCAAGAAAACTGTCCAGAAGCGTACCAAATCTATTCAACAAAGTCAAGTTTAAATATTTTACAAGAAAATTTGGTCGTCTAG
- a CDS encoding helix-turn-helix domain-containing protein — translation MKSSNKNLKELEEAFNDIFSFADEKDQLEIDAKILMAKFLSQIQETADEKGLKRNELASEIGTSASYLTQLFRGHKLMNLITAAKLQKALGIEFDIKIAGKDKFANPINEDTIADHLDKWYESNRTGSYLKVVRNLSTPRHEEEGSEYEYSVPTSKSFAS, via the coding sequence ATGAAATCATCAAATAAAAATTTGAAGGAACTTGAAGAAGCCTTTAATGATATTTTTTCTTTTGCAGATGAGAAAGATCAATTAGAAATTGATGCAAAAATTCTAATGGCAAAATTTTTATCTCAAATTCAAGAGACCGCAGATGAAAAAGGTTTAAAAAGAAATGAATTAGCATCTGAAATTGGTACGTCAGCTAGTTATTTAACACAACTATTTCGAGGCCATAAATTAATGAATTTGATAACAGCAGCCAAACTTCAAAAAGCACTAGGAATTGAATTTGATATAAAAATTGCGGGGAAGGATAAATTTGCTAACCCAATAAATGAAGACACAATTGCTGATCATTTGGACAAATGGTACGAATCCAATCGGACTGGGTCATATTTAAAAGTAGTTCGGAATCTTTCAACTCCTAGACACGAAGAGGAAGGAAGCGAATATGAATACTCGGTTCCCACTTCAAAATCGTTTGCATCATGA
- a CDS encoding GIY-YIG nuclease family protein, with the protein MSKNYFPEKSIPKVYAYTDTRFTNCIKVGYTTKTAEERVKEQYPVKLPNMSYEIILEELAMRNNGTLFTDKDIHRLLNSKKVKHINGEWFECSLKEIKACILEIKSGVVNEDKRTLDFGLRPEQSEAIIKTEAYFLSSKKENKNQIPHFLWNAKMRFGKTFTTYQLAKKMGWTKILVLTFKPAVQSAWKEDLESHIDFAGWQFVSNKEDDLSFDDIDTKKPFVFFGSFQDLLGTNSAGGIKPKNEWVHTTNWDCVAFDEYHYGAWRENAKELFEAESAKEQQFGEGVGIEYFDESIMPITTNHYLYLSGTPFRAISSGEFIEEQIFNWTYSDEQRAKSEWKEGANPYASLPRMVMLTYQMPDSIIEIAMKGEFNEFDLNLFFSADGDGKSAKFKYEEQVQKWLDLIRGNLAETTIDNLKMGAKRPPMPFSDTRLLNVLQHTFWFLPTVASCHAMKNLIDQKQNKFYHDYEVVVSAGTSAGIGVEALKPVEKALGNALETKTITLSCGKLTTGVSVKPWTGIFMLRNSSSPETYFQAAFRVQTPWTIKNPDKNAPNREEIIKHECYVFDFAPDRALRQIADYSCRLNVGESNPEKKVEEFIKFLPVLAYDGSSMKEIDAAGILDIAMSGTTATLLARRWESALLVNVDNFTLQRLMDNQDAMQALANIEGFRNLNQDIETIINKSDSIKKAKAEANKKELTKQEKKELSDEEKEYKSKRKEIQEKLIKFATRIPVFMYLTDYRERSLKDVITQLEPALFKKVTGLNVNDFELLVSLGVFNSALMNDAVYKFKRYEDASLSYSGINKHPESKIGLYDTVISIDEFKQEFENN; encoded by the coding sequence ATGAGTAAAAATTATTTTCCCGAGAAAAGCATTCCAAAAGTGTATGCTTATACAGATACTCGTTTCACAAATTGCATAAAAGTAGGTTACACAACCAAAACCGCAGAAGAAAGGGTAAAAGAACAATATCCCGTAAAACTTCCAAATATGAGTTACGAAATCATATTAGAAGAATTGGCCATGCGAAATAATGGCACTTTGTTTACAGATAAAGATATTCATAGACTTTTAAATTCCAAAAAAGTAAAACATATAAATGGTGAATGGTTTGAATGTTCACTCAAAGAAATAAAAGCTTGTATTCTTGAAATTAAATCGGGAGTTGTTAATGAAGATAAACGAACGTTAGATTTTGGTTTGCGTCCAGAACAATCAGAAGCAATTATTAAAACAGAAGCATATTTTTTAAGTTCTAAAAAGGAAAATAAAAACCAAATCCCACATTTTCTTTGGAATGCTAAAATGCGTTTCGGGAAAACATTTACTACCTATCAGTTAGCAAAAAAGATGGGGTGGACTAAAATATTGGTCTTAACATTTAAACCTGCGGTTCAAAGTGCATGGAAAGAAGATTTGGAATCGCATATAGATTTTGCAGGATGGCAATTTGTTTCTAATAAAGAGGATGATTTAAGCTTTGATGATATTGATACAAAAAAACCGTTTGTGTTTTTCGGATCCTTTCAAGATTTGTTGGGAACAAATTCTGCAGGTGGTATTAAACCCAAAAATGAATGGGTACATACTACAAATTGGGATTGTGTAGCGTTTGACGAATATCATTATGGTGCTTGGCGTGAAAATGCTAAAGAATTATTTGAAGCTGAGAGTGCAAAGGAACAACAATTTGGTGAGGGCGTTGGTATTGAGTACTTTGATGAAAGTATAATGCCAATAACAACAAACCATTATTTATACTTGTCAGGCACTCCATTTAGAGCAATATCTTCAGGGGAATTTATCGAAGAACAAATATTCAATTGGACATATTCGGATGAGCAAAGAGCAAAATCAGAATGGAAAGAAGGTGCTAATCCTTATGCTTCCTTGCCAAGAATGGTAATGCTTACTTATCAAATGCCTGATTCAATCATTGAAATAGCGATGAAAGGAGAATTCAATGAATTTGATTTAAATCTCTTTTTCTCGGCTGATGGTGATGGTAAAAGTGCAAAGTTCAAATATGAAGAACAAGTGCAAAAGTGGTTAGATCTGATAAGAGGTAATCTAGCTGAAACAACAATTGATAATCTCAAAATGGGTGCTAAAAGACCACCTATGCCATTTTCAGATACAAGGTTATTAAATGTTTTACAGCACACTTTTTGGTTTTTACCTACAGTTGCTTCTTGTCATGCAATGAAAAATTTAATTGATCAAAAGCAAAATAAGTTCTACCATGACTATGAAGTAGTTGTTAGTGCAGGCACAAGTGCAGGAATTGGAGTAGAAGCACTTAAACCAGTTGAAAAAGCTTTGGGTAACGCCCTAGAAACAAAAACTATTACTTTATCTTGTGGAAAGTTAACAACTGGTGTTTCTGTGAAACCTTGGACAGGTATTTTCATGTTACGCAATTCATCAAGTCCAGAGACTTATTTTCAAGCAGCATTTAGAGTTCAAACACCTTGGACAATTAAAAACCCTGATAAAAACGCTCCAAATCGTGAAGAAATAATTAAGCATGAATGTTATGTTTTTGATTTTGCGCCTGACAGAGCATTACGTCAAATTGCTGATTATAGTTGTAGGTTGAATGTTGGTGAAAGCAATCCAGAAAAGAAAGTTGAAGAATTTATAAAATTCCTTCCTGTTCTAGCCTATGATGGTAGTTCGATGAAAGAAATAGATGCAGCAGGCATTTTAGATATTGCAATGAGTGGTACGACAGCAACTCTACTAGCAAGACGATGGGAAAGTGCTTTGTTAGTGAATGTAGATAACTTCACTTTACAAAGATTAATGGATAACCAAGATGCTATGCAAGCCTTGGCAAACATTGAAGGTTTTAGAAATTTAAATCAAGACATCGAAACGATCATCAATAAATCTGATTCTATAAAAAAGGCTAAAGCAGAAGCGAACAAGAAAGAACTCACAAAACAAGAGAAAAAAGAACTTTCAGACGAAGAAAAAGAGTATAAGAGTAAAAGAAAGGAAATACAAGAAAAACTAATAAAGTTTGCTACTCGCATTCCAGTATTTATGTACTTAACAGATTACAGAGAAAGAAGTTTAAAAGATGTAATTACTCAATTAGAACCAGCCTTATTTAAAAAGGTCACTGGTCTTAATGTAAATGATTTTGAATTGCTTGTAAGTCTTGGAGTTTTTAATAGTGCACTAATGAATGATGCCGTTTATAAATTCAAAAGATATGAAGACGCAAGTTTATCATACTCAGGAATAAACAAACATCCTGAATCTAAAATTGGTCTTTATGATACAGTAATTAGTATCGATGAATTTAAACAGGAATTTGAGAATAATTAG
- a CDS encoding Eco57I restriction-modification methylase domain-containing protein yields the protein MIEANYNPDVLTCLANLSNDEVFTPPSLANQILDLLPQELFSNSKTTFLDPVSKSGVFLREIAKRLMIGLESEFPDQQERLNHIFTKQLFGIAITELTSLLTRRSVYCSKIANGKYSICESFTNEQGNILFDNIEHAWKNGKCTFCNASQEVYEREDTLEAYAYQFIHTNHPEKIFKNMKFDVIVGNPPYQLSDGGHGKSAAPIYHKFIQQAKKLNPRFLSMIIPSRWYAGGKGLDEFRTEMLSDKRIRKIVDFENSNEVFPGVDVAGGICYFLWDRDNKGLCEVINFNGGSKVNTERALNEFPILIRQGQAIPIIRKVLENNPKRLSDRVSSRKPFGMPTNYTPKKKGIPCWFTQKIGLQFADENDVADSFNLLDQWKFLVPPAPIAGQTDFSKPVGFYYEGNTLIAKPGECCTESFIALGSFDTEKEARAFKSYIFTKTVRFLLLQTVVSQHVTKSNFHFIPDLGKYEGVYTDDLLRKKWNINEEEWQYIDSRIKAVELMGNRKSEDNE from the coding sequence ATGATTGAAGCAAACTATAACCCAGATGTATTAACTTGCCTTGCTAATTTGAGCAATGATGAAGTTTTTACACCGCCATCGTTGGCAAATCAAATCCTTGATTTGTTACCACAAGAATTATTTAGCAATTCTAAAACTACCTTTCTTGACCCTGTAAGTAAATCAGGTGTGTTTTTGCGAGAGATTGCTAAACGTTTAATGATTGGTTTGGAATCTGAATTTCCAGATCAACAAGAACGACTAAATCACATTTTCACAAAGCAATTATTTGGAATAGCAATTACAGAATTAACTTCTTTACTTACTCGAAGAAGTGTTTATTGTTCAAAAATCGCCAATGGTAAATATTCAATTTGTGAATCATTTACGAATGAACAAGGAAACATATTATTTGATAATATAGAGCACGCTTGGAAAAATGGCAAATGTACTTTTTGTAATGCAAGCCAAGAAGTCTATGAGCGAGAAGACACACTTGAAGCATACGCTTATCAATTCATACACACCAACCACCCAGAAAAAATATTTAAAAACATGAAGTTTGATGTTATTGTAGGAAATCCACCATATCAATTAAGTGATGGTGGTCATGGAAAAAGTGCTGCACCCATATATCATAAATTTATTCAACAAGCCAAAAAACTAAATCCACGGTTTTTATCCATGATCATCCCTTCTCGTTGGTACGCAGGGGGTAAAGGTTTGGACGAATTTAGAACAGAAATGTTGTCGGACAAAAGGATTAGAAAAATTGTTGATTTTGAAAATTCAAATGAAGTTTTCCCTGGTGTTGATGTAGCAGGTGGCATTTGTTATTTTCTGTGGGATAGAGATAATAAAGGATTATGCGAAGTCATTAATTTTAATGGAGGTTCAAAAGTAAATACCGAAAGAGCTTTAAATGAATTTCCAATCTTAATACGTCAAGGTCAAGCTATTCCAATTATTAGAAAAGTTCTAGAAAACAATCCAAAGAGACTCTCAGATAGAGTTTCTTCAAGAAAACCATTTGGTATGCCAACCAATTACACTCCTAAAAAGAAAGGAATTCCTTGTTGGTTCACTCAAAAAATAGGATTGCAATTTGCTGACGAAAATGATGTTGCAGATAGTTTTAATCTTTTAGATCAGTGGAAATTTTTAGTTCCGCCTGCACCAATAGCTGGTCAAACTGATTTTTCAAAACCAGTAGGCTTTTATTATGAAGGCAATACGCTTATTGCAAAACCAGGCGAATGTTGTACAGAGTCGTTCATAGCATTAGGCTCTTTTGATACAGAGAAAGAAGCCAGAGCATTCAAATCTTACATTTTCACCAAAACTGTACGTTTTCTGTTATTGCAAACGGTAGTTTCACAACACGTTACGAAATCCAATTTTCATTTCATCCCAGATTTAGGTAAATACGAAGGTGTTTATACAGACGATTTACTGAGAAAAAAATGGAATATAAATGAGGAAGAATGGCAATACATTGATTCAAGAATAAAAGCCGTAGAATTAATGGGTAACAGAAAAAGCGAAGACAATGAGTAA
- a CDS encoding DNA methyltransferase produces MSTEAKQVNSKDRVTNHGEVFTNKREVNAMLDLVQQETERIDSRFLEPACGTGNFLVEILERKLKVVEARYKKSQLEYERNAITAISSIYGVDILEDNVQACRDRLLGIFTKYYIHHYKKDFNEAFLLSAEFILSKNIIWGDALSMKSTSGLPITFSEWSAVNGSMLKRRDFQLDKLLENVEYDDSEMNLFSDHKEPVFIPQPVAEFPLTHFLKIAEHD; encoded by the coding sequence ATGAGCACAGAAGCGAAGCAAGTAAACTCAAAAGATAGAGTCACTAATCATGGGGAAGTATTTACAAATAAACGTGAAGTAAATGCTATGCTTGACCTTGTGCAACAAGAAACAGAAAGAATTGATTCTCGTTTTCTTGAGCCCGCCTGTGGTACTGGTAATTTTTTGGTTGAAATACTAGAACGGAAATTAAAAGTAGTTGAAGCACGTTACAAAAAAAGTCAGCTTGAATATGAAAGAAATGCGATAACGGCAATTTCTAGTATTTATGGTGTTGATATTTTAGAAGATAATGTACAAGCCTGTAGAGACAGATTACTAGGAATATTTACAAAATACTACATACATCATTACAAGAAAGATTTTAACGAAGCCTTCTTACTGTCAGCCGAATTTATACTGTCCAAAAACATAATTTGGGGTGATGCTTTATCTATGAAGTCAACATCTGGTTTGCCTATAACCTTTTCCGAATGGAGTGCTGTCAATGGAAGTATGCTAAAAAGAAGAGACTTTCAATTAGACAAACTTTTAGAAAATGTAGAATATGACGATAGCGAAATGAATCTATTTTCAGACCACAAAGAACCTGTATTTATTCCACAACCAGTTGCAGAATTCCCTTTAACTCATTTCTTAAAAATTGCAGAACATGATTGA
- a CDS encoding helix-turn-helix domain-containing protein, producing the protein MNRIKEVLESKGIKQVWLADQLGKSYNIVNGYVQNRTQPSIEVLYKIATFLNVDPRELLVAPQTNHSVKIDVLK; encoded by the coding sequence ATGAATCGTATCAAAGAAGTACTAGAATCTAAAGGTATTAAACAAGTTTGGTTAGCCGACCAATTAGGTAAAAGCTACAATATTGTTAATGGGTATGTACAGAATCGCACTCAACCAAGCATAGAGGTATTGTATAAGATTGCAACATTTTTAAATGTTGATCCAAGAGAGTTACTTGTTGCTCCTCAAACTAATCATAGCGTTAAAATAGATGTTTTAAAATGA